The Xenopus laevis strain J_2021 chromosome 5L, Xenopus_laevis_v10.1, whole genome shotgun sequence genome has a segment encoding these proteins:
- the LOC121393791 gene encoding protein NCBP2AS2-like, with translation MVLRRLLFTLLNNPQVIEKLSESRPIRRAAQITAFVVTKAQLSGQDAARRILRSDTVQQTRREAGTARDVWEVGRKMDRIKETFVKEIRTGMQDAKNQIKRGGGK, from the coding sequence ATGGTTCTGCGGAGACTTCTCTTCACTCTGCTCAACAACCCGCAGGTCATCGAGAAACTCTCCGAGTCTCGGCCTATACGGAGAGCCGCACAGATCACCGCCTTCGTCGTCACCAAGGCTCAGCTGAGCGGCCAGGACGCGGCCCGGCGAATCCTCCGCTCCGACACCGTCCAACAGACCCGCCGGGAGGCCGGCACAGCCAGGGACGTGTGGGAGGTGGGCCGCAAGATGGACAGGATTAAGGAAACTTTCGTCAAGGAGATACGGACAGGGATGCAGGATGCCAAGAACCAGATCAAAAGAGGGGGCGGAAAATGA
- the pigz.L gene encoding GPI mannosyltransferase 4, protein MEAKVLWGALSLLRIFWSLLPQKGYIHPDEFFQSPEVMAGDFLDLETNRPWEFLPTFPCRTILIPVLTSGTAFWIIRVLRPIGAERVLSHSYVLIVLPRIIVTILSFLLDYSVYHIAPAWRSDRWKAMTLLATSYVTLVFYTRTTSNAIEGILFALILLLTSPGSHGCPNHYKVKSSHLIGIVLAAGIFNRPTFLGFAFMPVLNWARKHYNSQFSFKTALSNIFQLLPSFVITASIFIAADTLYYRGYHLYSLSGTEAFSKHILENIVLTPLNFLRYNLSPDNLAQHGTHPPVTHLAVNGVMLFGVLHVSAVFSGIKIMKWFIYTSLYRNKSKCDESVTKQSVSLFTFYFVPLLLLSLFRHQEPRFLIPLLLPLVLLSTQCKRNIGMTSGIVIFNIIGALFFGSLHQAGVVPSLAHVQQTVQSEYPSNNLTTHYTIIFTHTYMPPKHLLYLQTGQNLVNIIDLAGFDKDQLCPKLTEIKRDLLHRSIHLSGQMKHHFLVVIPGTIAPVLDNCELVLKKRTSFFPHLSMEDPPTLSNLFSSNLTTQLALHLIEVNLYT, encoded by the exons ATGGAGGCAAAAGTTTTATGGGGAGCACTAAGCCTCTTACGGATATTTTGGTCCTTGCTTCCACAGAAGGGATATATCCATCCAGATGAATTCTTCCAGTCTCCAGAGGTCATGGCCG gtgATTTCTTGGATTTGGAGACCAACCGCCCTTGGGAATTCCTTCCTACTTTCCCCTGCAGGACTATACTCATTCCTGTATTAACATCTGGTACAGCATTCTGGATTATTAGAGTATTACGGCCCATTGGTGCTGAAAGGGTTCTCAGTCACAGCTATGTTCTTATAGTGCTTCCAAGGATCATTGTAACCATTCTATCCTTCCTGCTGGATTACAGTGTATATCATATAGCACCTGCCTGGAGATCAGACCGCTGGAAAGCAATGACCCTTCTTGCCACATCTTATGTTACTTTAGTTTTTTATACAAGGACAACCAGCAATGCAATAGAAGGTATTTTGTTTGCTTTGATTCTGCTTCTCACGTCACCCGGAAGCCATGGCTGTCCTAACCACTACAAAGTCAAATCCAGTCATCTGATTGGGATTGTTCTGGCAGCTGGGATCTTTAACAGGCCTACTTTTCTTGGTTTTGCATTTATGCCAGTTCTTAACTGGGCTAGAAAACATTATAACTCCCAGTTCTCCTTCAAAACAGCACTTTCCAACATCTTCCAGCTATTGCCTAGCTTTGTTATCACTGCAAGCATCTTCATAGCTGCAGACACATTGTATTATAGAGGGTACCACCTATATTCTTTATCTGGTACTGAGGCCTTCTCCAAGCACATACTAGAGAACATAGTGTTAACTCCTCTTAACTTCCTCCGTTATAACCTTAGCCCAGATAATCTTGCCCAGCATGGAACTCATCCTCCTGTTACACACTTGGCAGTGAATGGGGTCATGCTGTTTGGTGTTCTTCATGTGTCCGCTGTGTTTTCTggcataaaaataatgaaatggtTCATATATACATCACTATATAGAAACAAGTCTAAATGTGATGAGTCTGTAACTAAACAGTCAGTTTCActgttcacattttattttgttcctCTCTTACTTCTGTCATTATTTAGACACCAAGAACCTCGCTTCCTGATCCCCTTGCTTCTGCCGTTAGTCTTATTAAGTACCCAATGTAAGAGAAACATAGGCATGACCTCTGGTATTGTCATATTTAATATCATAGGAGCCCTCTTCTTTGGAAGTCTACACCAAGCTGGCGTAGTTCCCAGTTTAGCACATGTGCAACAAACTGTGCAGTCGGAGTACCCCTCTAATAATCTTACAACCCATTACACTATCATTTTCACCCATACCTATATGCCTCCTAAACATTTACTCTATTTACAAACTGGACAAAACTTGGTGAATATTATAGACCTTGCTGGTTTTGATAAAGACCAACTGTGCCCAAAACTGACTGAGATTAAAAGAGATCTCTTGCATAGAAGTATACATTTATCAGGGCAGATGAAGCATCATTTCTTAGTTGTGATCCCCGGTACCATTGCACCAGTATTGGATAATTGTGAGTTAGTGCTCAAAAAGCGGACATCATTTTTCCCTCACTTGTCAATGGAAGACCCACCTACACTGTCAAATTTGTTCAGTAGTAATCTGACCACTCAGTTAGCACTGCATCTGATTGAGGTAAATCTCTATACGTGA